The following coding sequences lie in one Armatimonadota bacterium genomic window:
- the dnaA gene encoding chromosomal replication initiator protein DnaA, producing the protein MPTASQLDFGLRETTTQEAWAAALHLARERTGVPTFESWLRDLKPSAVEDNALVIGAPSEFKRSWVEKKYASLLEECVEAAFGEPVRLRFSVTEHAASDAAPEPRATKRDTFTSRPVAAVTTRTAEAISDEAMFGGVPLNERYTFDTFVVGACNRLAQAGAIAAARKPGAAFNPLFLYGGAGLGKTHLMHAIGHGAKADNPRCRVAYMSGESFTTQYVAAIRERKMDEFRRRFRHADVWLVDDIQFIADKERTEEEFFHTFNTLRDTGKQIVLSSDRAPKDLRLDNRLRSRFEAGLIADIGAPDLETRIAILQAKAQVEGAPIPDDVLLYMAELVQSNIRVLEGALIKLLAYASVTHSAITQQLAGDVLGSYFSQRCGEEGVTPDEVKKAVAQAFDVTVAEINGTCRSRAIVFARQVSMHLIRELTGASLPEIGRNFGGKDHSTVVHSCQKIRALLKSDLDLSKRLAELTEGLRKSA; encoded by the coding sequence ATGCCAACCGCTTCTCAACTTGATTTTGGATTGCGCGAGACCACCACGCAGGAAGCGTGGGCTGCCGCCTTACACTTGGCTCGCGAGCGAACAGGCGTCCCTACTTTCGAATCCTGGCTGCGCGATCTTAAGCCAAGCGCTGTTGAGGACAACGCCCTCGTAATCGGTGCGCCGTCCGAGTTCAAGCGCTCGTGGGTCGAAAAGAAGTACGCGTCCCTGCTCGAGGAGTGTGTGGAGGCTGCATTCGGAGAGCCGGTGCGGCTTCGCTTCTCGGTAACAGAGCACGCCGCGTCCGATGCGGCGCCGGAGCCCCGCGCAACGAAGAGGGACACGTTCACATCGAGGCCCGTCGCCGCGGTGACCACCCGGACCGCGGAAGCGATCTCCGACGAGGCCATGTTCGGCGGTGTGCCGCTTAACGAACGGTATACCTTCGATACTTTCGTGGTCGGGGCCTGCAACCGCCTGGCCCAGGCCGGCGCCATCGCCGCGGCCCGGAAACCTGGCGCGGCTTTCAACCCGTTGTTCCTCTACGGGGGCGCGGGGCTCGGCAAGACCCATTTGATGCACGCGATCGGCCACGGTGCCAAGGCGGACAATCCCCGCTGCCGCGTCGCCTACATGTCCGGAGAGTCGTTCACCACCCAGTACGTCGCCGCTATCCGTGAACGCAAGATGGACGAGTTCCGCCGTCGTTTCCGGCACGCCGATGTCTGGCTGGTAGACGATATCCAGTTCATCGCGGACAAGGAACGGACCGAAGAGGAGTTCTTTCACACGTTCAACACACTGCGGGACACAGGCAAACAGATCGTTCTGAGCAGCGACCGTGCTCCCAAGGACCTGCGTCTCGATAACCGTCTTCGTTCCCGTTTCGAAGCGGGCCTGATCGCGGATATCGGCGCGCCAGACCTTGAGACGCGCATCGCCATACTTCAGGCCAAGGCTCAGGTTGAAGGCGCTCCGATCCCCGATGATGTGCTCCTGTACATGGCGGAGTTAGTACAAAGCAACATACGCGTACTCGAGGGCGCCCTGATCAAACTGCTGGCGTATGCGAGCGTGACACACAGCGCCATTACGCAGCAACTCGCCGGGGACGTCTTGGGCTCCTATTTCTCCCAGCGCTGCGGGGAGGAGGGGGTGACTCCGGACGAGGTGAAGAAGGCCGTCGCCCAGGCATTCGATGTCACCGTCGCCGAGATCAACGGAACGTGCCGCTCGCGGGCCATCGTCTTCGCCCGCCAGGTGAGCATGCACCTCATCCGCGAGCTCACGGGCGCCAGCCTGCCGGAGATAGGCCGCAATTTCGGCGGAAAGGACCACAGCACCGTTGTCCACTCCTGCCAGAAGATCCGCGCGCTCCTCAAGTCAGACCTCGATCTGTCCAAGCGGCTTGCCGAACTGACGGAGGGACTGCGCAAGAGCGCATAG
- a CDS encoding response regulator transcription factor, with protein MIRVLIVDDHALVRDGLTKILDLEDDIEVLGTAPDAAAGLAAVRTFKPDIVLLDVQLPGRSGLDALPEMIDASPATRFIILTGFSEGEYGFEALKRGARGFVLKDAASLSLVKAIHAVHEGEVWADKDLTSRLVDEFVRLSRLQTAVTSPVDNPLTNRERAILTLVAQGQTNSAIGEALFISEKTVKSHLTNVFDKLNVEDRSQAAMTAFKRGYIQISD; from the coding sequence ATGATTCGCGTTCTCATCGTGGACGACCACGCACTGGTCCGAGACGGCCTCACGAAGATTCTGGATCTGGAAGACGATATCGAGGTCCTCGGCACTGCCCCGGACGCCGCCGCGGGGCTGGCCGCCGTTCGTACATTCAAACCGGATATCGTTCTGCTGGACGTTCAATTGCCGGGGCGAAGCGGGCTTGATGCTCTTCCCGAGATGATCGACGCCTCGCCGGCAACCCGGTTCATCATACTGACCGGCTTCAGCGAGGGGGAGTACGGGTTTGAAGCGCTCAAGCGTGGCGCGAGAGGTTTTGTGCTAAAGGACGCCGCGTCATTGAGCCTCGTGAAGGCCATTCACGCGGTGCACGAAGGCGAGGTTTGGGCGGACAAGGATCTTACCAGCCGCCTCGTGGACGAATTCGTTCGGCTGTCACGGTTGCAGACGGCCGTCACAAGCCCCGTGGACAATCCGCTCACCAACCGGGAACGGGCGATCCTGACCCTGGTGGCCCAGGGTCAGACGAATTCGGCGATCGGGGAAGCTTTGTTTATCAGCGAGAAGACAGTCAAATCCCACCTTACGAATGTCTTCGATAAACTGAATGTCGAGGACCGATCGCAGGCGGCCATGACGGCCTTCAAACGAGGATACATTCAGATCAGTGATTAG
- a CDS encoding deoxyguanosinetriphosphate triphosphohydrolase, with product MNIRERTEDKEDRFLGPRGARSASSRGRARPEEPDTIRTAFARDRDRILHCKSFRRLKHKTQVFLATENDHYRTRLTHTLEVAQIARTVARALELNEDLTEAIALGHDLGHTPFGHAGERALDAALQSHDPAARFRHFEQSLRVVEVLENQGAGLNLTWEVLDGIGHHSKGRAGIAGKDLPATMEGQCVRIADRVAYVHHDFEDAVRAGFLCEDDLPEDVLRVFGRTPGQRMAYVITDLVEHSQNADPIGFSPETARLLDTLKEFLFERVYTRELDKNLGLDVENVVRTLFDRALADPGFVPDWLRSVAAREYGDTDRAVVQAAVDFVAGMTDRYALSLASKA from the coding sequence ATGAACATTCGCGAAAGGACGGAGGATAAGGAGGATCGATTCCTTGGGCCCAGGGGGGCCCGTAGCGCGTCCTCACGTGGCCGTGCCCGTCCCGAGGAGCCGGACACCATCCGTACCGCCTTTGCCCGCGATCGGGACCGTATCCTACACTGCAAGTCCTTTCGGCGCCTGAAGCACAAAACCCAGGTGTTCCTGGCAACCGAAAACGACCACTATCGAACGCGCCTCACGCATACCCTGGAGGTCGCCCAGATCGCCCGGACCGTCGCCCGGGCGCTTGAATTAAACGAGGACCTCACCGAAGCCATCGCGCTGGGGCACGACCTTGGCCATACGCCGTTCGGGCACGCCGGCGAGAGGGCTCTCGACGCCGCGTTGCAATCCCACGATCCCGCGGCCCGATTTCGCCACTTCGAACAGAGCCTGCGAGTTGTGGAGGTTCTCGAAAACCAGGGCGCCGGATTGAACCTCACGTGGGAGGTCCTGGACGGGATCGGCCATCATTCCAAAGGCCGTGCCGGCATTGCCGGGAAGGATCTGCCCGCCACGATGGAAGGGCAATGCGTCCGCATCGCAGACCGGGTGGCATACGTCCACCACGATTTCGAGGACGCCGTCCGCGCGGGGTTCCTGTGCGAAGATGATCTGCCCGAGGATGTTCTGCGCGTATTCGGACGGACGCCCGGGCAGCGGATGGCCTATGTCATCACCGATCTGGTGGAGCATTCGCAGAACGCGGACCCGATCGGATTCTCCCCGGAGACAGCCCGTCTGCTGGACACGCTCAAGGAGTTCCTCTTTGAGCGCGTCTACACGCGGGAGCTGGACAAGAACCTGGGGCTGGACGTGGAGAACGTCGTGCGCACACTTTTTGACCGTGCACTGGCGGACCCGGGTTTCGTGCCGGATTGGCTGCGCTCCGTCGCCGCGAGGGAATACGGCGATACCGACCGCGCCGTTGTTCAGGCGGCCGTCGATTTCGTGGCAGGCATGACCGACCGCTACGCCCTCAGCCTCGCCTCAAAAGCGTGA